A region of Chitinophaga horti DNA encodes the following proteins:
- a CDS encoding DUF3078 domain-containing protein: protein MKKFGLFTALLLAVNLLYGQVELKKAREENWKKIKRNESDTSHKFWKKGGTFNLNVNQGSLTNWAAGGDKFSLSAGATLSVFANYTKGRHEWDNTLDLAYGYVKTTSLGMRKSDDRIDLTTKYGYDVGNNWYASGLFNLRTQFANGYLYPTDSTRDLVSKFFSPAYILLSPGLDYKPNKEFSLFISPVTGRWVAVLDDTLSARGAYGVDTGKHVKSEFGAYLSANWNKEIAKNIVYKTKLELFSNYKQNPGNIDVFWTNVLSMKVNKYLSATVSLDMIYDDDVKVFENKATGVMGPRLQVKQVIGVGFAAIF from the coding sequence ATGAAGAAATTTGGTTTGTTCACCGCCCTGCTACTGGCGGTGAACCTGCTTTATGGGCAAGTCGAGTTAAAAAAAGCCCGGGAAGAGAACTGGAAAAAGATCAAGCGCAACGAGAGCGATACTTCACACAAATTCTGGAAAAAGGGTGGTACGTTCAACCTCAATGTTAACCAGGGTTCACTCACCAACTGGGCTGCGGGTGGTGATAAGTTCTCGCTCTCCGCCGGGGCGACCCTCTCCGTATTTGCTAACTATACTAAAGGCCGGCATGAGTGGGATAATACCCTCGATCTGGCTTACGGTTATGTAAAAACGACCAGCCTGGGTATGCGTAAAAGCGACGATCGTATTGACCTTACCACTAAATATGGCTATGATGTTGGCAACAACTGGTATGCCAGCGGCCTCTTTAACTTGCGCACACAGTTCGCCAACGGTTACCTGTACCCGACCGATAGTACGAGAGACCTGGTGTCTAAATTCTTTTCACCGGCGTACATTTTACTCTCTCCCGGTTTGGATTACAAGCCGAACAAAGAGTTTTCCCTCTTTATATCGCCGGTGACCGGCCGCTGGGTCGCCGTGCTGGACGATACACTCTCTGCCAGGGGCGCTTACGGTGTGGATACTGGTAAACACGTGAAAAGTGAGTTTGGTGCTTACCTGTCCGCTAACTGGAATAAGGAGATCGCTAAAAACATTGTATATAAAACCAAGCTGGAACTGTTTTCCAACTATAAACAGAACCCCGGTAATATAGACGTGTTCTGGACCAACGTATTGTCGATGAAGGTGAACAAATACCTGTCGGCAACGGTGAGCCTGGACATGATCTATGACGATGATGTGAAGGTGTTCGAAAACAAGGCTACTGGCGTAATGGGGCCCCGGCTACAGGTAAAACAGGTGATCGGAGTGGGCTTTGCGGCCATCTTCTGA
- a CDS encoding PPK2 family polyphosphate kinase, translating to MPPLKLSKISTKAPAKLDKEHTKADTVKILNELDELQNLLFAEHKHSLLVVLQGMDASGKDGVIRNVFGKLNPQGVQVHSFKAPTEEEKSHDFLWRIHRVAPGKGNICLFNRSHYEDVLIQRVHQWIDKATVKKRFAAINDFERLLTQHNDTHILKFYLHISPEEQQERLSERMQDPRKMWKYNANDFEEAKRWDDYRKAYEDAFEHCNDVPWTIVPADQNWYKEYVIAKAVRDTLVKLKMQYPGLKKP from the coding sequence ATGCCCCCGTTAAAGTTGTCGAAAATAAGCACCAAGGCCCCGGCCAAGCTGGATAAAGAACATACCAAGGCCGATACGGTGAAGATATTGAACGAGTTGGACGAGCTGCAAAATCTCCTCTTCGCCGAACATAAACATTCGCTTTTGGTCGTACTGCAAGGCATGGATGCCAGTGGTAAAGATGGGGTGATCCGTAACGTGTTCGGGAAATTAAATCCGCAGGGTGTGCAGGTGCATTCCTTCAAAGCACCCACCGAAGAGGAGAAGAGCCACGACTTCCTGTGGCGCATCCACCGGGTGGCACCGGGTAAAGGCAATATTTGCCTCTTTAACCGCTCGCACTACGAAGATGTATTGATCCAGCGCGTTCACCAGTGGATCGACAAGGCTACGGTAAAAAAGCGTTTCGCTGCCATCAACGACTTCGAACGACTGCTCACACAACATAACGATACCCATATCCTCAAATTTTATCTCCATATTTCGCCGGAAGAGCAGCAGGAGCGCCTGAGTGAACGCATGCAGGACCCGCGTAAGATGTGGAAGTACAATGCGAACGATTTTGAGGAGGCAAAGCGGTGGGATGATTACCGCAAAGCTTATGAAGACGCGTTTGAACACTGCAACGACGTACCCTGGACCATCGTGCCCGCTGATCAGAACTGGTATAAAGAATATGTAATCGCCAAAGCCGTGAGAGATACCCTGGTAAAGCTGAAGATGCAATACCCTGGCCTTAAAAAGCCATAA
- a CDS encoding FtsX-like permease family protein, giving the protein MIWQFASRYFWARKSTNAINIIAWVSVGAIAVGTAALIIVLSVFNGFEGLVKSLYSSFYPTLKVVPASGKTLVLTPQQLRQVAKDPAVAHYTQVIEEKAVLSYGGDQTIAVVKGVDDHYMKVANIQSKVIRGKFETVDDHGYRAVVGIGLETALGVDVEHSVVPVSVFVPRRGAGADFSMPEQALNNGDFYPAGTFALQQDFDSKYVLTHIDFMRSLLDMKPGEMSGLELALKPGNSDLRVKRRLQELLGDRVDVQTRYEQNKTLYNIMRTEKWVVYSFLSFILVVAAFNMLGSLSMLVLEKRKDITILKAMGSTNGRILRIFLAEGLIIAVIGSVVGIALALIMLVLQQQFGIIKLGGDSFLIDAFPVEMHAEDFGLVAGTVIVIGILASWLPARRAAAQPIDLKAT; this is encoded by the coding sequence ATGATCTGGCAATTCGCATCCCGTTATTTCTGGGCCAGGAAATCGACCAATGCTATTAATATCATTGCCTGGGTAAGTGTGGGCGCTATCGCCGTTGGTACGGCGGCGCTCATTATCGTGTTGAGCGTATTTAACGGCTTTGAAGGCCTCGTTAAATCCCTGTACTCCTCCTTTTATCCAACGCTGAAAGTGGTACCGGCATCCGGTAAAACGCTCGTGCTTACGCCACAGCAGCTACGGCAAGTGGCTAAAGACCCTGCTGTGGCGCATTACACGCAGGTAATTGAAGAAAAGGCCGTGTTAAGCTACGGCGGCGACCAAACGATCGCGGTGGTAAAGGGTGTGGACGATCACTACATGAAAGTAGCCAATATCCAATCCAAAGTGATCCGTGGTAAGTTCGAAACGGTAGACGATCATGGCTATCGCGCGGTCGTGGGCATTGGCTTGGAAACGGCACTGGGCGTGGATGTAGAGCACAGTGTGGTGCCTGTATCGGTATTCGTACCAAGGCGGGGCGCCGGCGCAGATTTTAGTATGCCGGAGCAGGCGCTGAACAACGGCGATTTCTATCCTGCAGGCACTTTTGCCCTGCAGCAGGATTTCGACAGCAAGTACGTACTCACCCATATCGACTTCATGCGCAGTTTGCTCGACATGAAGCCTGGCGAGATGTCTGGCCTCGAACTGGCGCTCAAGCCTGGTAACAGCGACCTCCGTGTAAAGCGCAGGCTGCAGGAGTTACTCGGCGATCGGGTAGACGTGCAGACGCGTTACGAGCAGAACAAAACCCTTTACAACATCATGCGCACCGAAAAGTGGGTGGTGTATAGTTTCCTGAGTTTTATACTCGTCGTTGCCGCCTTCAACATGCTCGGCTCCCTGTCGATGCTGGTGCTGGAAAAGCGAAAGGACATTACGATTTTAAAGGCCATGGGCAGCACGAACGGCCGCATCCTTCGTATATTCCTGGCCGAGGGGCTGATCATCGCCGTAATAGGCTCTGTTGTGGGCATAGCGCTGGCATTGATCATGCTTGTGTTGCAGCAACAGTTCGGCATCATCAAACTTGGCGGCGATTCGTTTTTGATAGATGCTTTCCCGGTAGAGATGCATGCTGAGGACTTCGGCCTGGTGGCAGGCACCGTCATCGTGATCGGCATCCTGGCGAGCTGGCTTCCTGCCAGGCGGGCCGCAGCGCAGCCGATTGATCTGAAGGCTACCTAA
- a CDS encoding NAD(P)H-dependent oxidoreductase has product MDILEKLSWRYATKKFDPVKRLSAAQLDRILKATNLSASSYGLQPYKVIVVQDPVIREKLKAVSNNQSQITDASHLVIFARVDELADTHVDDYVKLTATTRNVETDALEGFAAMMKGQIQKMEHEKAAVWTSKQAYIALGTLLTACAIEGIDTCPMEGFNATAYDEILGLRERNLRTVVLAAVGFRAADDIYQHKQKVRKPLEDFVEVV; this is encoded by the coding sequence ATGGATATTCTTGAAAAGCTGTCGTGGCGCTACGCTACGAAGAAGTTTGATCCGGTGAAGAGACTGAGTGCTGCGCAGTTAGATAGAATACTCAAGGCTACCAATCTCTCAGCATCCTCTTATGGATTGCAACCCTACAAGGTAATAGTGGTACAGGATCCGGTGATCAGGGAAAAATTGAAAGCAGTATCGAACAACCAGTCACAGATAACAGATGCTTCGCACCTGGTGATTTTTGCAAGAGTGGATGAACTTGCCGATACGCATGTGGATGATTATGTGAAGTTGACTGCAACCACTCGTAACGTGGAAACGGATGCCCTGGAAGGTTTTGCGGCGATGATGAAAGGACAGATTCAAAAAATGGAGCATGAGAAAGCAGCAGTGTGGACCTCCAAGCAGGCATATATCGCCCTTGGCACACTACTCACTGCCTGCGCGATCGAAGGAATCGACACCTGTCCGATGGAAGGGTTTAACGCCACCGCTTACGATGAAATTCTGGGACTGAGAGAAAGGAACCTGCGCACCGTTGTATTGGCCGCAGTAGGCTTCCGCGCCGCTGACGATATTTATCAGCATAAACAGAAAGTACGGAAACCGCTGGAAGATTTTGTAGAAGTAGTGTAA
- the rbfA gene encoding 30S ribosome-binding factor RbfA — protein sequence MQETKRQKQVAQLVQEEMSSIFQRMGLNVVNGGMISISSVKMTPDLLEARIYLSLFKIPDQVAMLNSIKERGGEIRKELGNRMAKQLRRIPYLAFFVDDTLDYVFKMEEIFKKINDDEKKD from the coding sequence ATGCAAGAAACTAAAAGGCAGAAACAGGTAGCACAACTGGTACAGGAGGAAATGAGCAGCATTTTTCAACGGATGGGACTCAACGTCGTAAACGGCGGAATGATCTCTATCTCCTCCGTTAAAATGACGCCGGATCTGCTGGAAGCGCGTATCTACTTGAGCCTTTTCAAAATACCCGACCAGGTGGCCATGCTTAATTCGATCAAAGAACGTGGCGGAGAGATCCGCAAGGAATTGGGCAACCGCATGGCTAAACAGCTGCGCCGCATCCCTTACCTGGCATTTTTCGTAGACGATACGCTTGACTACGTGTTTAAGATGGAAGAAATATTCAAGAAGATCAACGACGACGAAAAGAAAGACTAA
- a CDS encoding segregation and condensation protein A, which translates to MADQEIYKIKLAQFEGPFDLLLFFIERDELDIYNIPISGITRDFLDYIHQMESLNIELASEFILFVSTLMRIKAKMLLPRKELDEQGNEIDPRMELVDKILEYKRYKQAAIELAEKEAERMLQIKRGNIAKELALIGEMTSEGTEVQTLTLFKLTKTFEKVMQRVKERNNKPQHVVYKYDYTMEGSRQYMMELAAGERTMAFEKIFDHCKDRIHAIFLFLGMLELVQAKYLSIMVGEGRNNFIIDYIDPADRPEEAEPVVFDD; encoded by the coding sequence TTGGCAGACCAGGAGATATACAAAATAAAGCTCGCCCAGTTCGAAGGTCCGTTTGACCTGCTGCTGTTCTTTATCGAGAGGGATGAGCTGGATATCTACAACATCCCCATCAGCGGTATCACCCGCGACTTCCTGGATTACATCCACCAGATGGAGTCGCTGAATATTGAGCTGGCCAGTGAGTTCATCCTGTTTGTGAGTACATTGATGCGCATCAAGGCAAAAATGTTACTGCCACGTAAGGAGCTGGACGAGCAGGGTAATGAGATCGATCCACGTATGGAGCTGGTGGACAAGATCCTGGAATACAAACGTTACAAGCAGGCTGCCATTGAGCTGGCGGAGAAGGAAGCCGAGCGTATGTTGCAGATCAAACGTGGCAACATTGCGAAGGAACTTGCGCTGATCGGTGAAATGACCAGCGAAGGTACCGAAGTGCAGACCCTCACCCTGTTCAAGCTCACCAAAACATTCGAAAAGGTGATGCAGCGGGTTAAGGAGCGCAACAATAAGCCCCAGCACGTTGTTTACAAATACGACTACACCATGGAGGGCTCGCGCCAATACATGATGGAGCTGGCGGCAGGCGAACGTACGATGGCTTTTGAAAAGATATTCGATCATTGTAAGGACAGGATACATGCCATCTTCCTGTTTCTCGGTATGCTCGAGCTGGTGCAGGCGAAGTACCTGTCTATCATGGTGGGCGAAGGCCGCAATAACTTTATTATTGATTATATAGATCCCGCTGACCGTCCGGAAGAAGCTGAGCCGGTTGTATTCGATGATTGA
- the mscL gene encoding large-conductance mechanosensitive channel protein MscL, translating to MSFFKEFKEFATKGNVIDLAVGVVIGAAFGKIVNALVENIIMPLVGILIGGFDFKGWMIKVGSAEVKYGIFIQVFIEFIVIAFAIFLVIKTINRFKKKEEAAPAAPAGPTTEEKLLMEIRDAIKQKNV from the coding sequence ATGTCATTTTTTAAAGAGTTTAAAGAGTTTGCTACGAAAGGGAATGTGATTGACCTTGCAGTCGGTGTAGTAATCGGTGCTGCATTTGGTAAGATCGTAAACGCCCTTGTTGAAAATATCATTATGCCATTGGTCGGTATCCTTATCGGCGGCTTTGATTTCAAAGGCTGGATGATCAAAGTAGGATCTGCCGAAGTGAAATACGGCATCTTCATCCAGGTGTTCATCGAGTTTATCGTTATTGCCTTTGCTATATTCCTGGTAATCAAAACCATCAACAGGTTTAAAAAGAAAGAGGAAGCCGCGCCCGCAGCTCCTGCCGGTCCTACAACTGAAGAGAAATTGCTGATGGAGATCAGAGATGCCATTAAGCAGAAAAATGTTTAA
- a CDS encoding glycosyltransferase family 4 protein codes for MENVIIATVLSFVITYFSVPILIRVADLKHLYDEPDERKAHKHRIPALGGVGFFSGFLISIAVCIPTQSASPLQYFMAAYFIIFMVGLKDDLVGLSPLKKVIGQMAASFAIIYLGNLQIHNASGLFGIYDMSPHLSSLLTYFTVLVIINAFNLIDGVDGQAGSIGMLVSAILGAYFLHVGETVYAVMGFSLAAGLAGFLIYNISPAKIFMGDTGSLLIGAVNAILIIKFIEVGGNPASKMPVGSVPAVAFGILIVPLFDTLRVFSIRMMRGRSPFSADRNHIHHYLLALDLNHRQTTMTTVLANAGFIVMVFALQGMGTTSLLIFELGLATGLTYTLYLLKKKRAEKLVRVAAEAAAAATAEVAHVSSKAKILRVSTDGVLENK; via the coding sequence ATGGAGAATGTAATTATCGCTACCGTACTTAGTTTTGTTATAACCTATTTTTCAGTCCCCATCCTCATCAGGGTGGCCGATTTGAAGCATCTGTATGATGAACCTGACGAGCGGAAAGCGCACAAACATCGTATTCCAGCATTGGGTGGCGTGGGATTTTTCTCAGGCTTCCTGATCTCAATTGCAGTGTGTATTCCTACGCAAAGTGCATCGCCGCTCCAATATTTCATGGCGGCTTACTTCATTATATTTATGGTTGGGCTTAAAGACGACCTGGTGGGCCTGTCTCCCTTAAAGAAAGTAATTGGCCAGATGGCCGCTTCCTTCGCGATCATTTACCTCGGTAATCTCCAGATACACAACGCTTCAGGACTGTTCGGCATCTACGATATGTCGCCGCACCTGAGTTCTCTGCTGACTTATTTCACTGTACTTGTTATCATCAACGCTTTTAACCTGATCGACGGGGTTGACGGTCAGGCTGGCAGCATCGGTATGTTAGTATCTGCTATCCTGGGTGCTTACTTCCTGCATGTGGGTGAAACAGTGTACGCAGTAATGGGATTTTCACTGGCTGCGGGTCTGGCAGGTTTTCTTATCTACAATATTTCACCAGCAAAAATATTCATGGGCGATACAGGCTCGCTGTTGATCGGCGCTGTTAATGCTATCCTCATCATCAAATTCATTGAAGTAGGTGGCAATCCGGCCAGCAAGATGCCAGTCGGATCTGTTCCTGCTGTAGCTTTCGGTATCCTTATCGTGCCTTTGTTCGATACGCTGCGCGTATTCTCGATCCGTATGATGAGAGGCCGTTCGCCCTTTTCCGCCGACCGTAACCACATTCACCACTACCTGCTTGCATTGGACCTTAACCATAGGCAAACAACCATGACCACGGTACTGGCTAATGCCGGTTTCATCGTAATGGTATTCGCTCTGCAGGGTATGGGAACTACGTCGCTGCTCATCTTCGAGCTGGGACTGGCCACTGGCCTTACTTACACTTTGTATCTCCTTAAAAAGAAACGTGCAGAAAAACTGGTGCGTGTAGCAGCGGAAGCTGCGGCCGCCGCAACAGCAGAAGTAGCGCATGTTAGCAGCAAGGCCAAAATCCTTCGCGTTAGCACCGACGGCGTGCTGGAGAACAAATAG
- the frr gene encoding ribosome recycling factor — translation MQDDLNLVLDDARDTMDKAIAHLETELTKIRAGKANPQILDGITVDYYGAPTLIGQVANVSVADARTLTIQPWEKNMLQPIERAIIASNIGLNPQNDGLIIRLFLPPLTEERRKELVKRVNAEGEHGKVAVRNIRRDAIESIKKLQKDGLSEDIAKGAEGDVQQLTDKYIALVDKHCAAKDKEIMAI, via the coding sequence ATGCAAGACGATCTTAACTTAGTTCTGGATGATGCCCGCGATACAATGGATAAAGCCATTGCACACCTCGAAACTGAACTGACGAAAATTCGCGCCGGCAAAGCCAATCCCCAGATACTGGATGGTATCACGGTTGATTATTATGGCGCTCCAACGCTTATCGGTCAGGTAGCTAACGTAAGTGTGGCCGACGCAAGAACGCTCACCATTCAGCCTTGGGAAAAGAATATGTTACAGCCCATCGAAAGGGCAATTATCGCTTCTAATATCGGCCTCAACCCGCAGAATGATGGCCTCATCATTCGCCTGTTCCTGCCGCCACTTACCGAAGAAAGAAGGAAGGAGCTCGTGAAAAGGGTGAATGCAGAAGGTGAACATGGCAAAGTAGCGGTTCGTAACATCCGCCGCGACGCCATCGAATCGATCAAAAAACTGCAGAAAGATGGTTTGAGCGAAGATATCGCGAAAGGCGCTGAAGGTGATGTGCAACAACTTACTGACAAATACATTGCGCTGGTTGATAAACATTGCGCTGCAAAAGATAAAGAGATCATGGCTATCTAA
- a CDS encoding YceI family protein, whose protein sequence is MATWKIDASHSEIEFKVKHLMITNVNGFFTDYDATVEAANDDFTDAKITFEAKVDSINTKNEQRDGHLKSDDFFNAAEFPVIKFESTSIVKKDNEHYKLNGNLTIRDNTKPVELDVEYAGVTVDPWGQTKAGFELSGKISRKEFGLKWTATTEAGGIVVSDDVKLLANVQLIKQA, encoded by the coding sequence ATGGCAACCTGGAAAATTGATGCTTCACACAGCGAAATCGAATTTAAAGTAAAACACCTGATGATCACGAACGTGAATGGTTTCTTTACTGATTATGACGCTACTGTAGAAGCCGCCAATGATGATTTTACCGATGCTAAAATCACTTTCGAAGCGAAAGTGGACAGCATCAACACGAAGAACGAGCAGCGCGATGGTCACCTGAAAAGTGATGACTTCTTTAACGCCGCTGAGTTCCCGGTGATCAAATTTGAATCTACCAGCATCGTTAAGAAAGATAACGAACATTATAAACTGAACGGTAACCTTACCATCCGTGACAATACTAAACCGGTAGAACTGGATGTAGAGTACGCAGGTGTAACAGTAGACCCATGGGGTCAGACGAAAGCAGGCTTTGAGCTTTCCGGCAAAATCAGCCGTAAAGAGTTCGGTCTGAAATGGACGGCTACAACAGAAGCGGGTGGTATTGTGGTAAGTGACGACGTGAAATTGCTGGCGAACGTTCAGCTGATTAAACAAGCTTAA
- a CDS encoding OsmC family protein, translated as MKRSATANWQGTGKEGKGKLATDSGVLKDTQYSFNTRFEDGIGTNPEELIAAAHAGCFTMKLSFNISGAGFTPGNIDTKATVTFENGAIPNIHLSVKASVPGLEKAKFDELVLDAKQNCPISKLLNTDITFDAELV; from the coding sequence ATGAAAAGATCTGCTACTGCCAACTGGCAGGGTACCGGCAAAGAAGGTAAAGGCAAACTGGCTACAGACAGCGGCGTTTTAAAAGACACGCAATACTCATTCAATACCCGCTTCGAAGACGGTATTGGTACAAACCCTGAAGAACTGATAGCTGCGGCCCACGCCGGCTGTTTTACCATGAAACTGAGCTTTAACATTTCAGGCGCCGGTTTCACACCAGGTAATATCGATACCAAAGCAACCGTAACGTTCGAGAATGGTGCTATTCCAAACATTCACCTGAGCGTGAAAGCTTCTGTACCCGGCCTGGAAAAGGCTAAGTTCGATGAACTGGTACTGGACGCAAAACAGAACTGCCCGATCTCGAAACTGCTGAATACAGACATTACTTTCGATGCAGAGCTGGTGTAA
- a CDS encoding pirin family protein, translating to MKTSKEVTQVYKGSKPNMVGDGFRVQNLFPRGNRIGKAISPFFLLDYAAPVYFPPTDKARGVDQHPHRGFETVTIVYQGALEHRDSTGAYGKLREGDVQWMTAASGIVHEEKHETEFSRKGGTIEMAQLWVNLPKAHKMNKPGYQTLLREDIPVKSWEDGSQLRVIAGEFEGLYGPARTFTPINVYDVQLKMGRNITIKLPEGYNTGIVVLKGEAEFNETHISKEVEIVSFGNEGEEINITAVSDVSLLVLNGEPINEPVFAYGPFLMNTQEEITQAIQDYSEGRLGRLN from the coding sequence ATGAAAACAAGCAAAGAAGTAACTCAGGTGTATAAGGGTTCTAAACCGAACATGGTCGGCGACGGCTTTAGGGTACAGAACCTGTTTCCCAGGGGTAATCGCATCGGGAAGGCCATTAGTCCGTTCTTTTTGCTTGATTATGCTGCTCCGGTTTATTTTCCGCCTACCGACAAGGCTCGTGGCGTTGACCAGCACCCGCACCGTGGGTTTGAAACTGTGACGATCGTTTACCAGGGTGCGTTGGAACACCGCGATTCAACCGGCGCATATGGAAAGCTGCGCGAAGGAGATGTACAGTGGATGACCGCTGCCTCCGGCATCGTGCACGAAGAAAAACATGAGACCGAGTTTTCCCGCAAGGGCGGCACCATTGAAATGGCACAATTGTGGGTCAATCTGCCCAAGGCACATAAAATGAACAAGCCCGGCTATCAAACGCTGCTGCGTGAAGACATACCCGTAAAGTCATGGGAAGATGGCAGCCAGTTGCGTGTGATCGCAGGCGAGTTCGAAGGCTTGTACGGTCCCGCACGTACGTTTACACCCATCAACGTGTACGACGTGCAGCTGAAGATGGGCCGCAACATCACCATCAAACTGCCGGAAGGTTATAACACCGGCATCGTTGTACTGAAGGGAGAGGCGGAGTTCAACGAAACACATATCTCCAAAGAGGTAGAGATCGTAAGTTTTGGAAATGAAGGTGAGGAAATAAACATTACCGCTGTTTCCGATGTTTCTCTCCTGGTATTAAACGGAGAGCCTATCAACGAACCGGTGTTTGCTTACGGACCTTTCCTCATGAACACGCAAGAAGAAATTACGCAGGCGATACAGGATTATAGCGAAGGCAGACTGGGACGATTAAACTAA
- a CDS encoding transketolase: protein MPELKDIATQIRRDIVRMVHAVQSGHPGGSLGCTDFLTALYFKAMEHRPEKFDMNATNEDVFFLSNGHISPVFYSALARSGYFPIQELSTFRKIDSRLQGHPTTHEHLPGIRIASGSLGQGMSVALGAALSKKMNKDSHLVYSLHGDGELNEGQIWEAAMFAAHHKADNLISTIDWNGQQIDGPTDKVMSLGDLEAKFKAFGWNVLHMNGNDMDDVVATLEKAKGLTGKGQPICILMKTAMGKGVDFMEGSHEWHGIAPNDEQLAKALAQLPETLGDY, encoded by the coding sequence ATGCCAGAACTGAAAGATATTGCTACCCAGATCAGGAGGGACATTGTGCGGATGGTGCACGCCGTTCAAAGTGGCCACCCTGGCGGCTCTTTGGGCTGTACAGACTTCCTGACCGCCTTGTATTTCAAGGCAATGGAACACCGCCCCGAGAAGTTCGATATGAACGCCACCAATGAGGATGTTTTCTTCCTTTCGAACGGACACATCTCTCCTGTATTTTACAGTGCACTGGCCAGGTCTGGCTACTTCCCCATCCAGGAACTGAGCACTTTCCGTAAGATTGACTCCCGCCTGCAAGGCCATCCTACCACCCACGAACACCTGCCAGGCATCCGTATTGCCAGTGGTTCACTGGGTCAGGGTATGAGCGTAGCCCTCGGTGCCGCGCTGAGCAAAAAGATGAACAAAGATTCTCACCTTGTTTACTCCCTGCACGGTGACGGTGAGCTGAACGAAGGTCAGATCTGGGAAGCAGCTATGTTCGCAGCACACCATAAGGCCGACAACCTCATTTCCACGATCGACTGGAACGGCCAGCAGATTGACGGTCCGACCGACAAGGTGATGAGCCTGGGCGACCTGGAAGCGAAGTTTAAAGCTTTCGGCTGGAACGTACTGCACATGAACGGTAACGATATGGACGATGTGGTAGCCACGCTCGAAAAAGCGAAAGGTCTTACCGGCAAAGGCCAGCCCATCTGTATCCTCATGAAAACTGCTATGGGCAAAGGGGTTGACTTCATGGAAGGCTCCCACGAGTGGCACGGTATTGCTCCAAATGACGAGCAGCTGGCCAAAGCCCTGGCACAATTGCCTGAAACACTGGGCGACTACTAG
- a CDS encoding AraC family transcriptional regulator, whose product MIDKREHIEIVSLPDYGQDEAPFIVSSICTLGDTFFEHNASPHRHDFYSIYWVRTGHLRHTIDTVTHEVSGNTLFFLAPGQVHKMEFSDKADGYMIAFHDAFMCLKDQAQLSSGINSGLFFNNHFSSVLTMPDEQQADFEWLVKTMVKEIERKDNDYESAFHGLLRYFLVLSSRIQNAVDTLAPDTHLSHNSSLFLQFKTLIEEKFRDLKNVSDYAGLLHIKPVLLNEVSKQLSGITAGEHIRNRIILEAQRYLYNTDLTAKEIAYNLGFEDPHYFSRFFKKYTNQTPSEFKEASRVNGVFTHQQA is encoded by the coding sequence ATGATTGATAAACGTGAACATATAGAGATCGTTAGCCTGCCCGATTATGGCCAGGACGAAGCGCCGTTCATCGTATCTTCCATCTGCACACTGGGTGATACTTTTTTTGAACACAACGCTTCTCCGCATCGCCACGACTTCTATTCCATCTATTGGGTGCGCACCGGGCACCTGCGTCATACTATCGATACGGTTACCCACGAAGTATCCGGCAATACGCTGTTCTTCCTCGCACCGGGGCAGGTACACAAGATGGAGTTTTCTGATAAAGCCGATGGATATATGATTGCGTTTCACGACGCTTTTATGTGCCTGAAAGATCAGGCGCAGCTTTCGTCGGGCATTAACTCCGGGTTGTTCTTCAATAACCACTTCAGTTCCGTGCTAACCATGCCGGACGAGCAGCAAGCCGATTTTGAGTGGCTGGTAAAAACCATGGTGAAAGAAATAGAGCGCAAGGATAATGATTACGAAAGCGCCTTTCACGGCCTGCTGCGTTATTTCCTGGTGCTCTCGTCCCGAATACAGAATGCGGTGGATACACTGGCACCCGACACCCACTTGTCGCACAACAGTTCTTTATTCCTGCAGTTCAAAACACTCATCGAAGAAAAGTTCCGCGACCTGAAGAACGTGTCTGACTATGCAGGTTTACTGCATATTAAACCGGTGTTGCTGAATGAGGTGAGCAAACAATTATCCGGCATCACCGCAGGGGAACATATCCGCAACCGTATCATCCTGGAGGCGCAGCGTTACCTGTACAACACCGATCTTACGGCAAAAGAAATTGCCTATAACCTGGGCTTTGAAGATCCACATTACTTCAGCAGGTTTTTTAAGAAATATACCAACCAAACTCCCTCCGAGTTTAAAGAAGCTTCGCGCGTAAACGGCGTGTTTACGCATCAGCAGGCGTGA